The Bacteroidales bacterium genome contains the following window.
AAACTCAAAATTGACATCCTGCGGAATAACAAGACATTATGGACAAACACTAATTAATTTTACTGAATAATCCAATAGCAATATCATTAATGGGCAGAGAAAATATAGAAAAAAAAGATAATTTATATAAAATTATAAAATCTTATACAAAGTATATGTTTTATAGGTTTTATAAAAATATATATATATCAGGATATAAAGAAAATGTACCTGAAAACGAGCCTGTTATATTTGCAATAAATCATCAAAATACTTTAATGGATGCATTAGCTGTACTTTATACCATTAAAGGACAACCTGTTTTTATGGCAAGATCTGATATTTTTAAAAAACCTATTGTTAATAAAATACTTACATTCCTTAAAATACTACCTATATACAGGATAATAGACGGAAGAAAAAAATTAAAAAATAATAATGAAATATTTAGCAAAACTATTGATATATTAAAGAAAAATAAAACATTAGTAATTTTACCCGAAGGTAGTCATGAAGGGATAAGAAAACTTAGGAACTTAAAAAAAGGAATTGCAAGAATTGTATTTCAAGCAGCAGAAAATACAAATTTTACCCTGAAACCAAAGATTATTCCCGTTGGACTTGATTATAGCAATTATTTTAATTACGACAGCGATTTATTGGTAAATTATGGCAAACCAATTGAAGTTTCTCAATTTTACGAACTTTATAAAGAAAATCCGCAAAAAGCAATGAATTCTCTTCTTGCGGAAATAAAAAAACAATTAAGCAAGTTAATGGTTGATATTCAGAACGATGAATACTATAATTTATATCAAAATATTAGAATTATCTACAGAAAAAGAATGTTAAATATTCTTAAATTAAAATTTAATAACCTTAAAAACAAGCTAATTGCTGATAAACGATTGATAGATAATTTAGATAATATATTTAAAGAAACCCCGGAAGTAATATTAAACCTGAATAATAAGGTTAATGATTATGTAAACGGATTAAAAAAGCAAAAATTACGTGATTGGATATTTGAAAAAGAAAATAGTAATGTATTTATTCTAATAACTGAGAGTATATTATTAATATTATTATTTCCGATACATTTGTTCGGTTTTATTAATAATTACTTACCATTCAAAATTCCGGTTTGGTTTGTTAATTCTAAAATTAAAGATAAACAATTCCATAGTTCATTAAAATATGTATTCTACATTTTATTATTTCCAATATTTTATCTTATTCTTTTTATTATTGTCTGGATTTTCATTGATATATGGTGGTTCAAATTCATATATTTATTAAGTCTGCCTCCTTCAGGTATATTCGCATATAAATATTATATATTATTCAAAAAACATATTGCTAAATGGCGGTATATTATTAAAGTTATAAATAAAGATGATAATATTATTATGCTTTCATTATTGCGGAAATCAATAATTTATGAAACCGATAATATTATTTTTAATAAATGGACTAATTAGTGCCTCAGGTTCAAAAGTGCGGGGAGAAAATAAAAATTATTTTTACAATATAAATTATTATGACGATTTGTACGATAATAGTTCTTTCTGCAATAATAAAACTTCAAATGTATAAGATGTTTGGTTTTATTAACTCAAACAAAGAGTCTACTCTTAAAATGTGTTTCGGGTAACAATTAAAAAGCCCTAACATTTCTGAAAGGGCTTTATAAAATACTATCGCATTTTGAATATTTAAAAACTAATCTTTTTTTTATTCTTCCTCCGCATAATTATATTCCACATGCTTCAAAATATTACCATTATCATCTTTTATGGTTTCCAGACGCCCAAAATCATCGTAATCATAATAAGTTATTACGCCCTGTATGTTGGTTTCGGAAGTTATGCCGATGAGTGGGTCATAGGTGTATGTTGTAACTTGTACATCTGTTAAGCTGGGGGTGCGTAATTTGTTTAGAAGTGTACGCATTGCTTCATCAGATAAAGTTTCTGTGTTTAGTGATGTTAATTCTGCTTCTGAAAATACACCTTCTATCTCTGCATATGTTGCATTTACTACTTTGGCTATCGGATAAGTATTGTTATAACCCCAAATATATGAAATTGGAATATCGTGGGCTTTTTGTGTCTGAATAACATTTCCATAATCATCGTATTCAACTGCTATTTTTGATGTTTGTGAATAACTGCCATCAATATTGGTTAGTAAAAATTCAGTGTTATTTTCTATGTTTTCATGGGGCAACATATTTACACCCGGCATGTTTGAAAATTTAAAATCTGTTTTTAATATCGGATTAGCTGTTTCTAAAGCATATACTCCATCTAAAAGTCCTGCTTTTGTGCCATTTTTATATGTGTAAATTTCACCTGATAATATTTTAATGTTTTCACCATTTTCATCAGTTTTGTAAATTGTTTTTTCAACAGGTTGATTAATAATATGTGCAGTTTTCATATCACCAATAAATC
Protein-coding sequences here:
- a CDS encoding 1-acyl-sn-glycerol-3-phosphate acyltransferase, translating into MGRENIEKKDNLYKIIKSYTKYMFYRFYKNIYISGYKENVPENEPVIFAINHQNTLMDALAVLYTIKGQPVFMARSDIFKKPIVNKILTFLKILPIYRIIDGRKKLKNNNEIFSKTIDILKKNKTLVILPEGSHEGIRKLRNLKKGIARIVFQAAENTNFTLKPKIIPVGLDYSNYFNYDSDLLVNYGKPIEVSQFYELYKENPQKAMNSLLAEIKKQLSKLMVDIQNDEYYNLYQNIRIIYRKRMLNILKLKFNNLKNKLIADKRLIDNLDNIFKETPEVILNLNNKVNDYVNGLKKQKLRDWIFEKENSNVFILITESILLILLFPIHLFGFINNYLPFKIPVWFVNSKIKDKQFHSSLKYVFYILLFPIFYLILFIIVWIFIDIWWFKFIYLLSLPPSGIFAYKYYILFKKHIAKWRYIIKVINKDDNIIMLSLLRKSIIYETDNIIFNKWTN